The genomic window AAAAAAGCGGATTTAAGATTCATAAAATTGACGGTTATTTATTGCCGAATGAAAAAATTAAAAAAATAAAGGAATTATTATATAATTGATACTTTTGTAATATAGTATTGTCGCATTTAATCATTTTAGCATTTGTAAATATTCCGTTAAAATTTGTGGGGAGAACAGAAAAGTCAAAATAGATGGTGAGTACAGAAGTTATAATACAAGCATTTTTATTAACACTTTTTGCCGGATTGGCAACAGGAATTGGAAGTGCATTAGCCTTTTTTGCAAAACGTACAAACACTAAATTTTTATCAATTTCACTTGGTTTTTCTGCCGGGGTTATGATATATGTTTCAATGATTGAAATATTCGGAAAAGCGCAAGACAGTTTAGTTGGGGTTTATGGTGATAAAACAGGGAATTGGTATACGATATTAGGTTTTTTCGGAGGTATGTTTATTATTGCTGTTATTGATAAGTTGATTCCGGAGTTTCAAAATCCTCATGAAGTTCACAAAATTGAAGATATTGAAAGTAGAGTAGAATCCGCAAAAAAAAGAAAACTTCTCAAGATGGGTGTTGTTTCAGCTATTGCAATTGCTGTTCACAATTTCCCTGAAGGACTGGCAACTTTTACAGCTGCATTAACTGATCCTGCTTTGGGAATTGCAATCGCTGTTGCAATTGCCATACATAATATTCCGGAAGGTATAGCTGTATCAATACCATTATATTATGCAACCGGCAGTAAAAAGAAAGCGTTTTTATACTCGTTTTTGTCCGGATTAGCCGAACCGGTTGGTGCTCTTATCGGATTTTTGATTTTAATGCCGTTTTTAAATGATACGATTTTTGGTTTGTTATTTGCCGCAGTTGCCGGTATTATGGTCTTTATTTCACTTGATGAATTATTACCGACTGCAAGAGAATACGGAGAAGCC from Bacteroidales bacterium includes these protein-coding regions:
- the zupT gene encoding zinc transporter ZupT; protein product: MVSTEVIIQAFLLTLFAGLATGIGSALAFFAKRTNTKFLSISLGFSAGVMIYVSMIEIFGKAQDSLVGVYGDKTGNWYTILGFFGGMFIIAVIDKLIPEFQNPHEVHKIEDIESRVESAKKRKLLKMGVVSAIAIAVHNFPEGLATFTAALTDPALGIAIAVAIAIHNIPEGIAVSIPLYYATGSKKKAFLYSFLSGLAEPVGALIGFLILMPFLNDTIFGLLFAAVAGIMVFISLDELLPTAREYGEAHLSIYGLIAGMVVMAISLILFM